The proteins below are encoded in one region of Nitrospira sp.:
- a CDS encoding Rossman fold protein, TIGR00730 family: MLSQLQILLDSSEDDPQTNLMKEILANVLKLHDAQLELLDLKIINRTLKELRHAFGVFHDYRDRPKISIFGSARTLPSDPVYQLASRFARRVVQEGYMVITGGADGIMRAGQEGAGRENSFGVNIMLPFEQGANPTIADDPKLITFKYFFTRKLIFQKEADAIALFPGGFGTHDEGFEVLTLAQTGKSDPKPIVCLQTPDCQYWDHWRAFFKEDLLSRGLINQEDLSLFRIVDSEEAAVQEILTFYRRYHSLRFVGRQLAMRLKTPITQAQLVQINERFTDILHDGSFTLRDALPEELDEPALRDLPRLVFAFNRRSAGRLRQLIDHLNHLS, translated from the coding sequence ATGCTCTCCCAACTTCAGATCTTGTTGGATAGCAGCGAGGATGACCCGCAAACCAACCTCATGAAGGAGATCCTGGCCAACGTGCTGAAATTGCACGATGCCCAGTTGGAGTTGCTCGACCTAAAAATCATCAACCGCACCCTGAAGGAACTCCGGCACGCCTTCGGCGTCTTTCACGATTATCGTGACCGGCCGAAGATTTCCATCTTCGGCTCCGCCCGCACACTCCCGAGCGACCCTGTGTATCAGCTGGCCAGTCGCTTCGCCCGTCGGGTTGTCCAGGAAGGCTACATGGTGATCACCGGGGGCGCCGACGGCATCATGCGGGCTGGGCAGGAAGGCGCGGGGCGGGAGAACAGTTTTGGCGTCAACATCATGCTGCCGTTCGAACAGGGCGCCAATCCGACGATCGCGGACGACCCCAAACTGATCACGTTCAAATACTTCTTTACGCGCAAGCTCATCTTCCAGAAGGAGGCTGACGCGATCGCCCTCTTCCCTGGGGGTTTCGGCACGCATGACGAGGGGTTCGAGGTCCTGACCCTTGCCCAAACCGGCAAAAGCGATCCCAAGCCGATCGTCTGTTTGCAAACACCGGATTGCCAGTACTGGGACCACTGGCGTGCCTTTTTTAAGGAAGATCTCCTGAGCCGTGGGTTGATCAATCAGGAGGACCTGAGCCTCTTCCGGATTGTCGATTCGGAAGAAGCGGCGGTACAGGAGATCCTGACGTTCTATCGCCGCTACCACTCGCTACGATTCGTGGGACGTCAACTCGCCATGCGGTTGAAGACCCCGATCACGCAGGCACAGCTCGTTCAGATCAACGAGCGATTCACCGATATCTTGCACGATGGCAGCTTCACGCTTCGGGATGCCCTTCCCGAAGAGCTGGACGAACCCGCGCTCAGGGATCTCCCTCGACTCGTCTTCGCGTTCAACCGACGCAGTGCCGGTCGCCTGCGGCAGTTGATCGATCATCTCAACCACCTCTCATGA
- a CDS encoding tRNA-dihydrouridine synthase, giving the protein MSFWTRTPHPIFGLAPMDGVTDAPFRRLVARYGKPDVTFTEFTHVHDVCRAPDYVLDSLQYSEAERPVVAQIYGKDPELFYVAAQVIGELGFDGLDINMGCPSKSVSHSGSGAGLIRTPELARRIVEAARRGLDDWAAGAKLSGDRLRSGRLELIQQMNEVRGLAAPAQRRILPLSIKTRLGYDLNVIERWMTWLLESRPAAITIHGRTLEQMYRGRADWSAIARAARCASGTGTLVLGNGDIRSLAEAASRIDETGVDGVLVGRGVLGEPWFFREAALARGRWEFERKPIATEWNPAVAPSVRLRAMLDHARLFETLCGRKRFPHVRKHLAWYCKGFRHAAELRARMVRASGVSDVEAILHEFGVAHGEYKAIPSSGFTPTPPVDRFSPQIGLSS; this is encoded by the coding sequence ATGAGTTTTTGGACACGAACCCCCCATCCAATCTTCGGTCTCGCGCCGATGGACGGCGTCACCGACGCGCCCTTCCGCCGGTTGGTTGCCCGGTATGGAAAACCGGACGTTACCTTTACCGAGTTCACTCATGTTCACGACGTTTGTCGCGCGCCGGACTACGTCCTCGATTCACTTCAGTACAGTGAAGCCGAGCGGCCGGTCGTGGCCCAAATCTATGGCAAGGACCCGGAGTTGTTTTACGTGGCTGCACAGGTGATCGGGGAGTTGGGGTTTGACGGCCTCGACATCAACATGGGGTGTCCGTCGAAGAGCGTCTCTCATTCCGGCTCAGGCGCCGGCCTGATCCGAACCCCCGAATTGGCCAGGCGTATCGTGGAGGCCGCTCGTCGAGGCCTTGACGATTGGGCTGCCGGTGCCAAGTTATCTGGAGATCGATTGCGATCTGGCCGGCTGGAGTTGATTCAGCAGATGAACGAGGTGCGCGGCCTCGCGGCTCCGGCGCAACGGAGAATCTTGCCATTGTCCATCAAAACGCGGCTTGGGTACGATCTGAACGTGATCGAACGATGGATGACGTGGCTCCTGGAGAGCCGCCCCGCCGCGATCACCATTCATGGCCGGACGTTAGAACAGATGTATCGAGGTCGCGCTGATTGGTCGGCGATCGCGCGAGCCGCCCGGTGTGCGAGCGGCACCGGCACGCTCGTGCTCGGCAACGGGGATATCCGCTCACTTGCCGAGGCCGCATCACGAATCGACGAAACAGGAGTGGACGGTGTGCTCGTAGGACGAGGCGTCTTGGGGGAGCCTTGGTTTTTTAGGGAAGCAGCTCTGGCACGAGGGCGGTGGGAGTTCGAGCGGAAACCTATCGCCACCGAATGGAATCCCGCGGTCGCTCCGTCTGTCCGCCTTCGGGCCATGCTCGATCATGCCCGGCTGTTCGAAACGTTGTGTGGGCGTAAGCGATTTCCCCATGTGCGCAAGCACTTGGCATGGTACTGCAAAGGGTTCCGCCACGCCGCCGAACTTCGCGCCCGCATGGTGCGAGCCTCCGGGGTCTCGGATGTGGAGGCTATTCTGCACGAGTTCGGCGTTGCGCATGGAGAATACAAAGCCATCCCGAGTTCCGGCTTCACTCCAACACCTCCGGTCGATCGGTTTTCGCCCCAGATCGGCCTGTCTTCCTAA
- a CDS encoding rhomboid family intramembrane serine protease — translation MIPLSDDNPTERPPVVTVSAIIACVLVFLYQASLPAHPGEAFVYRYGAIPAIVTGQAGLPPELAALPGYASLVTSMFLHGGWMHLIGNMLYLWIFGNNVEDAMGHGRFVAFYLLSGVLAAYAHIVTDPSSTIPMVGASGAISGILGAYIVLFPHAQVLVLIPLGMFTRMMHVPAWIVLGLWFGMQVLSGGMSLGREGGGVAFFAHIGGFVVGMILIVIFKRRDVRLFAPAHESTWAATHRRSRWH, via the coding sequence ATGATCCCTCTGTCGGACGACAACCCGACCGAACGTCCCCCCGTCGTCACCGTCTCCGCAATCATCGCCTGCGTCCTGGTGTTTCTCTACCAAGCCAGTCTCCCGGCACACCCAGGAGAAGCCTTTGTGTACCGATACGGGGCCATCCCCGCCATTGTCACCGGCCAGGCTGGCCTGCCGCCGGAATTAGCCGCATTGCCGGGTTACGCCAGTTTGGTCACCAGCATGTTCCTTCACGGCGGGTGGATGCATTTGATCGGGAACATGCTCTATCTCTGGATTTTCGGGAACAATGTCGAGGATGCCATGGGGCATGGCCGCTTCGTCGCCTTCTACCTGCTTTCCGGCGTGCTCGCTGCCTACGCGCACATCGTGACTGATCCGTCCTCGACTATTCCTATGGTCGGGGCCAGTGGCGCAATTTCTGGAATTCTTGGTGCGTATATTGTGCTGTTTCCTCACGCGCAAGTACTGGTGCTCATTCCTCTCGGCATGTTCACACGGATGATGCACGTTCCCGCCTGGATCGTGTTGGGCCTGTGGTTCGGCATGCAGGTATTGAGTGGCGGGATGAGCCTCGGCCGTGAAGGCGGCGGCGTGGCGTTCTTCGCGCACATCGGCGGGTTCGTCGTCGGCATGATTCTGATCGTGATTTTCAAACGCCGCGACGTCCGCTTGTTCGCGCCAGCGCACGAAAGCACCTGGGCGGCGACCCACCGCCGCTCACGGTGGCACTAG
- the purE gene encoding N5-carboxyaminoimidazole ribonucleotide mutase gives MWAPNVGSEGSITAVRKRMASRRPQANARVRSGRALVGVLGGSKSDFPVLEKAVAMLTQLGIPNELLVVSAHRTPDRLFAYAERAPSRGVEVIIAGAGGAAHLPGMLAAKTYLPVIGVPIPTEHLKGMDSLLSIVQMPRGVPVATVAIGGAENAGLLAAQILAGRYPDIRERLMIFRAEQTDTVMAQQPDFLRRRATKGRAASST, from the coding sequence ATGTGGGCGCCCAACGTAGGATCTGAAGGATCGATCACAGCCGTGCGCAAACGAATGGCATCACGACGTCCGCAAGCCAACGCCAGAGTTCGGAGCGGCCGCGCGCTCGTCGGCGTGCTGGGCGGCAGCAAGAGTGATTTTCCTGTACTGGAGAAGGCTGTTGCGATGCTTACCCAGTTGGGTATTCCCAACGAGTTGCTGGTCGTCTCGGCCCACCGGACGCCCGATCGTCTCTTTGCGTATGCCGAGCGGGCTCCGTCACGGGGGGTCGAGGTCATTATTGCCGGGGCGGGCGGTGCGGCGCATCTGCCGGGCATGCTGGCGGCGAAGACCTATTTGCCCGTCATTGGTGTGCCGATTCCCACTGAACACTTGAAGGGCATGGATTCATTGTTGTCCATTGTGCAGATGCCTCGCGGGGTACCGGTGGCGACGGTAGCTATCGGTGGCGCGGAAAATGCCGGCCTGTTGGCGGCGCAGATCTTAGCGGGACGCTATCCGGACATTCGTGAACGGTTGATGATCTTTCGGGCTGAGCAGACGGACACGGTGATGGCACAGCAGCCCGATTTCCTTCGGAGGCGAGCCACCAAAGGGCGCGCTGCCTCTTCCACCTGA
- a CDS encoding ABC transporter, with protein sequence MEPVSHAAHHRASLAIRDVLARVGVLLGSEQRLLWLIVSYAVAIGLFSLIVPLTVQELVNTFAFAIEPITIVTLTAIIIAGLLFVGAFKAFQFYADELLQRRVFARVALGMTEHLPDVKVAGFKPRYANYFAEAVFMQRALSNMLIELIDVFIGGAVGMTLLVFYHPYFLGFNLVFATGGAVVIFVLSQGGLRGTVEVAHWKYDMMHWMQEISYNLLHFKSAISKPFLLKRTDALLGHYMAARRTRFAVLMRQYLGSVLWQALGQGGVIATAGWLLSSGELTLGQLVAAQVVVGNLIRSFEALVKKMSSIFYFFTALTELDFVFSLPKADPRPASAIPLPDPALYGVHLSCTNLGLRQETGEPFFSNLDLEVTPGEKVGILTSSQGTKKALARVLAGVESPTTGVVRYNGVDLRHVDMDSINLCRGFVLDSHMTLFEGTVEDNITLGRPDIPYSDLRWALRFAELEEDIDALPHGMKTSVRSPGVVFSTARILRILLARAIITRPQLLIIDGLLHILNPTHRETILRRLCAKEEPWAVVFVSNDPALIPYVDRQLVLEG encoded by the coding sequence ATGGAACCGGTATCACACGCGGCCCATCACCGTGCCTCCCTCGCGATCCGGGACGTGCTTGCCCGTGTGGGGGTCTTGCTCGGCAGCGAACAGCGGCTCCTCTGGCTTATCGTATCTTACGCAGTGGCAATCGGCCTCTTCTCGCTCATCGTCCCGCTGACCGTTCAGGAACTCGTCAACACCTTCGCATTTGCCATTGAGCCCATTACCATCGTCACGCTGACGGCGATTATCATCGCCGGCCTCCTGTTCGTGGGGGCATTTAAGGCGTTCCAGTTCTACGCCGACGAACTCCTTCAGCGTCGTGTGTTCGCCCGGGTCGCACTGGGCATGACCGAGCATCTCCCGGACGTCAAGGTCGCTGGATTCAAGCCTCGCTATGCCAACTACTTCGCCGAAGCGGTGTTTATGCAGCGTGCGCTATCAAACATGCTCATCGAGCTCATCGATGTCTTCATCGGCGGCGCCGTCGGCATGACGCTGCTGGTCTTCTATCACCCCTACTTTCTAGGCTTTAATCTTGTGTTTGCGACGGGGGGAGCCGTCGTGATCTTTGTCTTGAGCCAGGGAGGGTTACGAGGCACTGTCGAGGTCGCTCATTGGAAGTACGACATGATGCATTGGATGCAGGAAATTTCGTACAACCTTCTGCATTTCAAGTCTGCAATCAGCAAGCCGTTTCTGCTCAAGCGTACCGACGCCTTGCTCGGTCATTATATGGCCGCACGACGCACGCGGTTCGCGGTCCTCATGCGCCAGTATCTTGGCTCCGTGCTCTGGCAAGCGCTCGGCCAAGGCGGCGTTATCGCCACCGCCGGCTGGCTGCTTTCGAGCGGCGAGCTCACGCTCGGTCAGCTTGTCGCCGCACAGGTGGTCGTTGGGAACCTCATCAGAAGCTTTGAAGCGCTCGTGAAGAAAATGTCATCGATTTTTTACTTTTTCACGGCGCTTACGGAATTGGATTTTGTCTTTTCGCTGCCCAAGGCTGATCCACGGCCGGCCTCGGCGATTCCGCTTCCGGACCCGGCGTTGTACGGCGTTCATCTCTCGTGCACGAACCTCGGTCTCCGCCAGGAGACCGGTGAGCCCTTCTTCTCCAATCTCGATCTGGAGGTGACGCCTGGGGAGAAAGTTGGCATCTTGACATCTTCACAGGGCACCAAGAAGGCGCTGGCCAGGGTCCTGGCGGGAGTTGAATCGCCGACCACCGGAGTAGTTCGATATAACGGGGTCGACCTTCGTCATGTCGATATGGACAGTATCAATCTCTGCCGCGGCTTCGTGCTGGATTCCCATATGACGTTGTTCGAAGGGACTGTCGAGGACAATATTACCCTGGGTCGACCTGACATTCCCTATAGCGATCTACGTTGGGCCTTGCGCTTTGCGGAGCTTGAAGAGGATATCGACGCCCTGCCGCACGGCATGAAGACATCGGTTCGTTCGCCGGGCGTGGTCTTCTCGACCGCCCGAATCCTGCGCATCCTGTTGGCGCGGGCGATCATCACACGTCCTCAGCTTCTGATCATCGACGGCCTGCTGCACATTCTCAATCCCACCCATCGCGAGACCATTCTGCGACGGCTGTGTGCGAAAGAGGAACCGTGGGCGGTCGTCTTTGTGTCCAACGATCCGGCGCTCATTCCCTATGTGGATCGGCAACTTGTCCTGGAAGGATAA
- a CDS encoding agmatinase — protein MTLPPGWLGLQDNFLGLDEPWCDPSRAGVHVLLAPYEHTSSYIQGSDHGPGAIVTASHQVELYDEGLGHESFKAWGGIATAAPLALDGRTDRAAVDAIEAYVAPSVGAGKFAVTLTGEHTGALGAIRAYAQATPAMCVVQIDAHGDLRQAYQGNPYSHASVMARVVEDGLSLVQVGVRSVCPEEIELMRRTPRISTFFAATILDPLGPYGGLAGRWIPEVVKACSGPVYLTFDCDGLDPSIVPALGTPEPGGLGWYDTLNLVRALAAGPGIVGLDVSEIAPIDGFVAPQFSVARLIYRMLGIVHAHRRRP, from the coding sequence ATGACGCTTCCACCGGGCTGGCTCGGGCTTCAGGACAACTTCCTTGGATTGGACGAGCCGTGGTGCGACCCCAGTCGCGCCGGTGTCCATGTGCTATTAGCTCCCTACGAACACACCTCCAGTTACATACAGGGTTCCGATCATGGGCCGGGCGCCATCGTGACGGCGTCGCACCAGGTCGAGCTCTACGACGAAGGGTTGGGTCATGAATCGTTTAAGGCGTGGGGCGGGATCGCCACGGCAGCGCCGCTTGCGCTTGATGGGAGGACCGACCGAGCGGCCGTCGATGCGATCGAGGCCTATGTCGCTCCCAGTGTGGGTGCCGGGAAATTTGCCGTGACGCTGACCGGGGAACACACCGGCGCCTTGGGAGCGATTCGGGCGTACGCGCAGGCGACGCCGGCCATGTGCGTGGTTCAAATTGACGCGCACGGAGATCTGCGCCAGGCCTATCAAGGCAATCCGTACAGTCATGCCAGCGTGATGGCACGCGTTGTGGAGGATGGGCTTTCGTTGGTTCAGGTGGGAGTTCGGTCGGTTTGCCCGGAGGAGATCGAACTCATGCGGCGCACCCCACGCATTTCGACCTTCTTCGCGGCGACCATACTGGATCCTCTTGGACCCTACGGGGGACTCGCCGGCCGATGGATCCCGGAGGTGGTCAAGGCTTGCTCCGGTCCGGTGTACCTGACCTTCGACTGCGATGGTCTCGATCCCTCCATCGTCCCGGCGCTGGGTACACCGGAGCCGGGCGGACTGGGATGGTATGATACCCTCAATCTCGTGCGAGCCTTGGCTGCAGGACCAGGCATTGTGGGATTGGACGTCAGCGAAATCGCTCCGATCGACGGCTTCGTCGCGCCTCAATTCTCTGTGGCACGACTCATCTATCGCATGCTCGGGATCGTACACGCTCACCGACGACGGCCTTAG
- a CDS encoding pseudouridine synthase, whose amino-acid sequence MTTFRNQPGAIRINKFFTEHGLASRRGADRLIEEGRVTINGRRAVLGDVVSPNDCVTLDGRSVAWGHERIYIKYHKPIGITTTTELEVEGNIITTINHPSRIFPVGRLDKDSSGLIFLTNDGDLVNEILRAEFGHEREYRVQVDRPFNQAFLDRMAAGVTVLGRPTLACKVWAAEKRCFHIVLTEGRNRQIRRMCEALGYRVTALQRIRIMHVTLDDLPVGTWKDLSQAEREKLLHAVGRTSGWEAG is encoded by the coding sequence ATGACGACCTTCCGCAATCAACCAGGCGCGATTCGAATCAATAAATTCTTTACCGAACATGGGCTGGCATCGCGTCGCGGCGCCGATCGTCTGATCGAGGAGGGTCGTGTCACCATCAACGGTAGGCGCGCCGTACTGGGCGACGTGGTCAGCCCGAACGATTGCGTGACGCTTGACGGACGGTCGGTCGCCTGGGGACACGAAAGGATTTACATCAAGTATCACAAGCCGATCGGGATTACGACCACCACCGAATTAGAGGTCGAGGGAAACATCATCACGACGATCAATCACCCCAGTCGCATTTTTCCGGTGGGTCGTTTGGACAAGGATTCCTCCGGTCTGATTTTTCTCACCAACGACGGGGACTTGGTCAATGAGATCCTGCGCGCCGAGTTCGGGCACGAACGGGAATATCGTGTGCAAGTCGATCGACCCTTCAATCAGGCGTTCCTGGACCGAATGGCCGCGGGTGTGACGGTCTTGGGACGTCCGACTTTAGCCTGTAAAGTGTGGGCTGCGGAGAAGCGGTGCTTTCACATCGTATTGACGGAAGGGCGTAACCGTCAAATTCGACGCATGTGCGAGGCACTTGGCTATCGAGTCACTGCGCTCCAACGCATTCGGATCATGCACGTCACTCTGGACGATTTGCCAGTGGGGACGTGGAAAGATCTCTCGCAGGCCGAGCGGGAAAAACTGCTTCACGCTGTGGGTCGCACGAGCGGCTGGGAGGCAGGTTGA
- a CDS encoding calcium-transporting P-type ATPase, PMR1-type, with protein MAHSTIDVNGAVWTFSPSEMAARLHGDLDQGLSSDEAKHRLARGGSNELPETPPPSLVTLFLSQFSSLIVWVLIGAAVLSGLLEDWLDAAAILAIVLLNGILGFVQEFRAERSLAALRTMSVAVARVIRDGVTQSVPAREVVVGDLVLLEAGDRVPADVRLTYATNFQTQEASLTGESTPVAKNVRAVPHAELPVADRTNMAFMGTVVVSGKARALVASTGLSTELGKIAALIQRATEAERAQTPLQSRLEQFGVTLLWLALSVVTIVFALGYLRGEPAVTMFLTAVSLAVAAIPEGLPAVVTITLALGVTRMVRRHALIRRLPAVETLGSATVICTDKTGTLTKNEMTVTRLLAADREFEVTGEGYSPAGEILESGRPLPDLPVALRELLAVGVLCNGAELQEKSGNWCLVGDPTEGALLVAAAKAGLDRQGMERTQRFLGEVPFDPERKMMSIVRETPDGPVVYVKGAPDVLLRQCTKGLTLEGRVEPLTDSHRERILKANAHFAHHALRVLGFARRPLERVPESFRPQELERQLIFFGLAAMKDPLRPEVRAAVRVCRAAGIDTVMITGDHKDTALAIARELELRDGRLEALSGLELDRLSDAALTTRVKDVSVYARVSAEHKLRIVNAWKSGGAIVAMTGDGVNDAPAIKAADIGVAMGVTGTDVTKEAADMVVTDDNFASIAAAVEEGRGIFENIRKTVLFLLSCNVSEVLVMLFAALAGLPLPLLPIQILWMNLVTDGFPALALAVDPPNPELMQRPPRPPTASLLDREQLAAVGEQGLLLSVVALAAFSMSLYVWHQGVEQARTVAFSVMVVAQLVHAFNCRSDRLSLFQLGVGTNPSLLLAFAVSLGIQAVILSWPVAWPIFKTAPLPIEDWAMIGVMGASPLLMMEVRKALTRR; from the coding sequence ATGGCTCACTCGACGATCGATGTCAACGGCGCCGTCTGGACATTCTCCCCTTCGGAGATGGCCGCGCGTCTCCACGGCGACCTTGATCAGGGCCTGTCCTCGGACGAGGCAAAACACCGCCTCGCACGCGGCGGGTCGAATGAGTTGCCGGAAACTCCTCCGCCGTCCCTGGTCACGCTTTTTCTTTCCCAATTCTCCAGCCTGATCGTCTGGGTGCTGATCGGAGCCGCTGTGCTGTCCGGCCTCTTGGAGGACTGGCTCGATGCGGCGGCTATTCTCGCCATCGTGCTGCTGAACGGCATCCTGGGGTTCGTACAAGAATTCCGGGCCGAGCGGTCCCTGGCGGCGCTCCGAACGATGTCCGTTGCAGTGGCGCGAGTGATCCGAGACGGTGTCACACAGTCCGTTCCGGCGCGCGAGGTAGTCGTAGGAGATCTCGTTTTATTGGAGGCTGGAGATCGCGTTCCAGCCGATGTCCGTTTGACCTATGCCACCAACTTTCAGACGCAGGAAGCGTCTCTGACCGGTGAGTCGACGCCGGTTGCAAAAAACGTCCGAGCGGTCCCACACGCCGAGCTGCCTGTCGCAGATCGAACGAACATGGCGTTCATGGGCACGGTGGTGGTCTCGGGGAAGGCGCGCGCGCTGGTGGCCTCGACGGGGCTTAGTACTGAACTCGGTAAGATCGCCGCCCTGATACAGCGCGCGACCGAAGCCGAGCGAGCCCAAACGCCGCTGCAGAGTCGGTTGGAACAGTTCGGGGTCACGCTACTCTGGTTGGCGTTGAGTGTGGTAACGATCGTATTCGCGTTGGGCTATTTGCGTGGGGAACCGGCGGTGACGATGTTCCTCACGGCCGTGAGCCTGGCCGTTGCCGCGATTCCAGAGGGGCTTCCGGCCGTGGTCACGATTACCTTGGCTCTGGGCGTGACTCGAATGGTGCGACGCCATGCGTTGATTCGAAGGCTCCCGGCCGTCGAAACCCTGGGGTCGGCCACCGTGATCTGTACCGACAAGACGGGCACGCTGACCAAGAACGAGATGACCGTGACGCGTCTTCTTGCCGCAGATCGCGAATTCGAAGTGACTGGGGAGGGGTATTCGCCTGCAGGTGAGATTCTCGAGTCTGGCCGCCCTCTTCCGGACCTGCCGGTGGCGCTACGGGAGCTTCTTGCTGTTGGAGTCCTGTGTAATGGTGCCGAACTCCAAGAGAAATCGGGCAACTGGTGTCTTGTCGGAGATCCGACCGAGGGCGCGCTCTTGGTGGCGGCCGCTAAAGCTGGACTCGATCGGCAAGGAATGGAGCGCACACAGCGATTCTTAGGTGAAGTCCCGTTCGATCCCGAGCGCAAAATGATGTCGATTGTGCGCGAGACACCGGATGGTCCGGTCGTCTACGTCAAAGGCGCCCCCGACGTCCTGCTGAGGCAGTGTACGAAGGGCCTGACTCTTGAAGGCCGGGTCGAGCCATTGACCGACTCTCACCGTGAACGCATCCTGAAGGCAAATGCGCACTTCGCGCACCATGCCCTGCGTGTGCTGGGGTTCGCGCGCCGGCCTTTGGAGCGGGTTCCGGAGAGCTTCCGCCCGCAGGAATTGGAGAGGCAATTGATCTTCTTCGGGCTGGCCGCGATGAAAGATCCCCTGAGGCCGGAGGTGAGGGCAGCGGTTCGGGTCTGTCGCGCGGCGGGCATTGATACGGTCATGATCACGGGCGATCACAAGGATACGGCGCTGGCCATTGCGCGGGAACTGGAGCTTCGTGACGGTCGTCTCGAAGCACTGTCAGGACTTGAGCTGGATCGGCTGTCCGATGCGGCGCTGACCACCCGCGTCAAAGATGTGAGTGTGTATGCGAGGGTCTCGGCCGAACACAAGCTCCGCATCGTCAACGCCTGGAAATCGGGGGGGGCCATCGTGGCGATGACCGGAGATGGGGTGAACGATGCCCCGGCCATCAAGGCCGCCGATATCGGTGTTGCGATGGGCGTGACCGGAACCGATGTGACCAAGGAAGCGGCGGACATGGTCGTCACCGACGATAATTTCGCGTCTATCGCGGCGGCCGTGGAGGAAGGACGGGGTATCTTCGAAAATATCCGGAAAACGGTGCTGTTTCTCCTGTCGTGCAACGTCAGTGAAGTGCTGGTCATGCTCTTTGCGGCGCTGGCGGGGCTCCCGTTGCCGCTGTTGCCCATCCAAATCCTTTGGATGAATCTGGTCACAGACGGATTCCCTGCTCTCGCGCTGGCGGTTGATCCACCCAATCCAGAGCTCATGCAGCGCCCGCCGCGGCCTCCGACAGCCAGCCTGCTCGACCGCGAGCAGTTGGCGGCCGTCGGGGAGCAGGGACTCCTGCTCAGTGTGGTTGCGCTTGCGGCCTTCAGCATGAGCCTCTACGTCTGGCATCAAGGCGTGGAGCAGGCTCGCACCGTGGCGTTCAGTGTCATGGTCGTGGCGCAACTGGTCCATGCCTTCAACTGCCGGAGCGACCGGCTCTCGCTGTTTCAGCTTGGCGTCGGCACCAATCCATCGCTCCTACTCGCCTTCGCCGTGTCCCTCGGAATCCAGGCTGTTATTCTCTCTTGGCCTGTCGCGTGGCCGATCTTTAAAACGGCGCCTTTGCCCATCGAGGATTGGGCCATGATCGGTGTGATGGGGGCATCCCCGCTCCTCATGATGGAGGTCCGCAAGGCGCTCACCCGCCGATGA
- the purK gene encoding N5-carboxyaminoimidazole ribonucleotide synthase gives MTVQQPTQIDPGALVGVLGGGQLGAMFANAARRLGYRVAVWDPDAEAPAHRMADRSITLPFSDEDGVAQFLDGLAAATYEWENVPAMLCERLGAVVPVRPGCRVLRTIQHRGEQKRFLSARGLPVAAFAEIRSAGDVDHMPSIGYPCILKTATAGYDGKGQWRVETTSDLASIKHMLPVRPTKGLSWILESVVPFVQELSVLIALGCDGRARVYPVVENVHERGILRVTTVPAPIAPEISERAQRMSAAAVSALDSPGVYCVELFQSADGSLLINEIAPRPHNSGHYTLDACTVSQFEQQVRALCGLPLGEARLTTPAAMINLLGEEAVRMTRADRLSALLAEPGTHLHLYRKKEARAGRKMGHVTVTGETADTVRTRVTRLLASLHEEAAS, from the coding sequence ATGACAGTGCAGCAGCCCACGCAGATCGATCCTGGAGCCTTAGTCGGTGTACTGGGCGGGGGGCAACTTGGGGCGATGTTCGCGAATGCAGCCCGTCGGCTCGGGTACCGAGTCGCGGTATGGGATCCGGATGCCGAGGCTCCTGCGCATCGCATGGCTGACCGATCGATCACCCTTCCGTTTTCCGACGAAGATGGTGTGGCCCAATTTTTGGACGGGCTCGCGGCGGCAACCTATGAGTGGGAAAACGTCCCAGCGATGCTGTGCGAACGGCTCGGGGCTGTCGTCCCGGTGCGCCCCGGGTGCCGTGTGTTGCGGACGATCCAGCATCGGGGGGAGCAGAAGCGATTTCTCTCAGCGCGAGGATTGCCGGTTGCGGCATTTGCGGAAATTCGGTCCGCCGGCGATGTAGATCACATGCCTTCGATCGGTTATCCCTGCATCCTGAAAACCGCCACGGCCGGATATGATGGGAAGGGACAGTGGCGGGTCGAGACGACGAGTGATCTCGCTTCGATCAAGCACATGCTGCCCGTGCGCCCAACCAAGGGCCTCAGTTGGATCTTGGAATCCGTCGTACCGTTCGTCCAGGAACTATCCGTGTTGATCGCCCTGGGATGCGATGGACGGGCTCGCGTGTATCCCGTTGTCGAAAACGTGCACGAACGCGGCATCCTCCGCGTGACGACCGTGCCTGCTCCGATAGCGCCTGAGATCAGCGAACGGGCGCAGCGGATGAGTGCGGCGGCTGTGTCAGCGCTGGACAGTCCCGGCGTCTACTGTGTGGAATTGTTCCAGTCGGCAGATGGATCCCTCCTGATCAACGAAATTGCCCCACGACCGCATAATTCCGGACACTATACACTCGATGCCTGCACGGTCTCGCAGTTCGAACAGCAAGTCCGAGCCCTCTGCGGGCTCCCGCTCGGTGAGGCTCGGCTGACCACACCAGCCGCGATGATCAATCTCCTTGGCGAGGAAGCGGTCCGCATGACGCGGGCTGATCGTCTGTCCGCCCTGCTGGCGGAGCCCGGTACGCACCTGCATCTGTATCGTAAGAAAGAGGCGCGCGCTGGGCGAAAGATGGGCCATGTGACTGTGACGGGCGAAACGGCGGACACCGTTCGAACGCGTGTCACACGACTACTCGCAAGCCTCCATGAAGAGGCGGCGTCGTGA